In the genome of Candidatus Bathyarchaeia archaeon, the window GAAGTTGAGATTGTTATTCTGTGCAAAGGCCTTGTTTGTGAACGGATCGTTGACACTTATTCCTGCGACCTGAGCGTTGATCTTGTTCAGCTCTTGTATGTTGTCACGGAATGTGCACATTTCACGGGTGCACACTGTGGTGAATGCTCCTGGGAAGAAGGCGAGTATCGTTGCACCATTGGGTTTCAGAAGCTCTTGAAGGGCTCGAGGTTTTCGATCAGTGTCGGGGAGTGTGAAGTTCGGAGCTTTTTCTCCCTGGTTAACC includes:
- a CDS encoding peroxiredoxin, which translates into the protein MVNQGEKAPNFTLPDTDRKPRALQELLKPNGATILAFFPGAFTTVCTREMCTFRDNIQELNKINAQVAGISVNDPFTNKAFAQNNNLNFPILSDYNREVVKLYNVYHENFGNLKGYTVAKRAVFILDHNGVVVYKWVSDDPTKEPNYEELKKAAAKTT